In Mixophyes fleayi isolate aMixFle1 chromosome 4, aMixFle1.hap1, whole genome shotgun sequence, the following proteins share a genomic window:
- the LOC142151176 gene encoding phospholipid phosphatase 3-like, whose product MHLTPGGAPDWCPDPRVLKVTVGGHCVRRDPKSKVSRGSRGSLVCLDLLCLCVVSIPFLICELGLVPPVHRGFFCDDVSIQFPATKDETVSDTLLISLGILITGVTIVLGECHQVSRQHRSNSCPKVSYLSSIYRQILPFLFGCALGQSLTNAAKLSAGRLRPNFLSVCQPEALNCTTGFVDVYTCTGKASSVTEARKSFYSGHASFAMYTMLYLTFYLQVRLTWRGARLLRPLVQFVLILVALYTGFTRISDHRHHPSDVAIGFLQGALVAYWVAFYISDMFRQKISQPVPISPRAENPETFTNC is encoded by the exons ATGCACCTAACACCTGGTGGCGCCCCAGACTGGTGCCCTGACCCCAGAGTCCTCAAGGTGACAGTCGGCGGGCACTGCGTCCGCAGAGATCCCAAATCCAAAGTGTCCAGAGGATCTAGGGGGTCACTTGTGTGCCTGGATTTGTTGTGTCTTTGTGTGG tCTCCATCCCATTCCTGATCTGCGAGCTGGGATTGGTTCCTCCGGTCCACCGTGGATTTTTCTGCGATGATGTCAGTATTCAGTTCCCGGCCACAAAAGATGAGACAGTGAGCGACACCTTGCTGATCAGCCTTGGTATCCTCATCACTGGAGTTACT ATTGTGTTGGGGGAATGTCACCAGGTCAGCAGACAGCACAGGTCCAATTCCTGTCCCAAAGTGAGCTATCTATCCAGCATTTACCGCCAGATCCTTCCCTTCTTGTTTGGCTGTGCTCTTGGACAGTCGCTCACCAACGCTGCTAAGCTGAGCGCAGGTCGCCTGAGGCCAAACTTCCTATCCGTGTGTCAGCCAGAGGCTCTCAACTGTACCACAGGCTTTGTGGATGTCTACACGTGTACGGGGAAGGCCAGCTCTGTGACAGAGGCCAG GAAATCATTCTATTCAGGCCACGCATCATTTGCCATGTATACCATGTTGTACCTCACG TTCTACCTGCAGGTTCGGCTGACGTGGAGAGGAGCACGGCTCTTGCGTCCTCTGGTTCAATTTGTTTTGATCCTTGTGGCCTTATATACAGGATTCACTCGGATATCTGATCACAGACATCACCCTTCCGATGTAGCCATTGGCTTTCTGCAGGGGGCGCTGGTCGCTTACTGGGTG GCTTTTTACATTTCTGACATGTTTCGGCAGAAGATCTCACAACC